GCGAAGCGTTCGTGTCGCTGCCTTCGAGCAAGCCTAGGTCGTGCATTCCCTGCACGAGTACACCGAGAGCTGCCTGGTGCACGCTGTCGCAGCTCGATCCTGGTTTCACCTGCGCTAGAGCGCTGCGCTGGGCCGTGAGCACGAGGTCGTACAACTCCGCCTGCGCGTTGCTCCAGTCGGCGCTCATGGGAAAGGTCGACGTGATATCGGCCGCGTAGCCGCCGTACTCGCCGCCCGCGTCGAGCAACACGAGGTCACCCTGCCCAGGTGTCCCCCGGTTGGAGGTGTAGTGCAGCACGGTAGCGTTATTGCCTGCCGCGGCGATGGTGCCGTAGGCCGGGCCCGAACAGCCACCCCGACGAAATCGGTATTCCACGCTGGCCTCTATATCAGATTCGCTGTGGCCGGGCCGTAGGTCTTCGAGCACAGCGATGTGGGCCTGCACGGCTATGGCGCAGGAACGCCGCATGAGCTCGGCTTCCTCGTCGGACTTGAAAAGCCTCATTTCTGACATCAGCTCCGAACTATCGTGCAGCACCAGCGGGGCCAAGCCGCTGCGGGGACGCCCGGCGTTGACTCGCTTCACGAGCTCGAGCATCGCGCTGTCGCTGCCGGCGCTGCGCCCGAAACCGTAGTAAAGCGTTCGCGCGCCGCTCAGGGCCTGCTCGAGTTTTTCTTCGCCTTGTTCCAGGGCCCACGCGTTGTCCGCGCCGTAGGTTTCGCGCGCGCCTTCAAGACCGGCCCTGCGCCCGGTCCATGTCTCGCTCTGCGGGTCGCGTTCGCGTACGAACATCGAGAAACCCTTCGATTCGCAGTCCCCGGCCACCAGCATCAGCGAACAGGGCTCTTCGAAGCCGCTCAGGTAGCGCGTGTCGCTGTCGGGCCGGTAGCGATAGTGCACGTCGTTGGAGTAGCGTGCTTCCTCGACGGGGGGCAGAAACAGCACCGCGTCGTTGAGTCGGGCGAGCAGGGTTTCGCGGCGCCGGCGGTACGAGTCGGGAGATGGGCCGTTGTGGGTCATCGCCACGAAGGTAGCACGAAAACTTGCATCGTGCCCACCCTACCCGATAATCGCTGCATGGCGACCGACGAACGATTGTGGGCTATCGAAAGACTGGCGGGTGGACTGGGCGAGCTGGTGACCGTGATCGGTCCGGAGGCCGCGCCGGT
This genomic window from Candidatus Binatota bacterium contains:
- a CDS encoding M24 family metallopeptidase codes for the protein MAMTHNGPSPDSYRRRRETLLARLNDAVLFLPPVEEARYSNDVHYRYRPDSDTRYLSGFEEPCSLMLVAGDCESKGFSMFVRERDPQSETWTGRRAGLEGARETYGADNAWALEQGEEKLEQALSGARTLYYGFGRSAGSDSAMLELVKRVNAGRPRSGLAPLVLHDSSELMSEMRLFKSDEEAELMRRSCAIAVQAHIAVLEDLRPGHSESDIEASVEYRFRRGGCSGPAYGTIAAAGNNATVLHYTSNRGTPGQGDLVLLDAGGEYGGYAADITSTFPMSADWSNAQAELYDLVLTAQRSALAQVKPGSSCDSVHQAALGVLVQGMHDLGLLEGSDTNASLESGAYQPYYMHRTSHWLGMDVHDVGSYRDDEGPRPLAAGMVLTVEPGIYVRTDSEAPERFRGIGIRLEDDVLVTADGSDNLTAALPRERDEISRIRRAALS